One part of the Gemmatimonadota bacterium genome encodes these proteins:
- a CDS encoding glycosyl hydrolase has product MSYRGIGPFRGGRVTTVAGVPGQPFLYYMGATGGGVWKTTDAGTTWENISDGYFNTTGIGDITVAPSDPNVIYVGTGESPVRGVKTSHGDGVYKSTDAGETWTHLGLEATRHISDIYVHPEDPDIVYLGAQGNPWGPNEERGLYKSIDGGRTWEKILYVNEDSGIVDLSVDASNPRFMMATSWDFRRQPWVVKSGGPGSRVYKTTDGGETWRQITRGLPDLVGKMGVAISPANPDVVYLAIEALPGEGGVYRSDDGGESFRQVSDDASTYARAWYYMHIIADPQDEDEVWVMNSGAMKSIDGGRTYTRMPDSHVDHHDLWINPENSDIMINGNDGGASVTFNGGQTWSTLLNQPTAQMYRVMTDNRFPYRVYSGQQDASGIVIDSRTLGDGIGQTHWTTIRSGESATVGLDPENPRYVYTTFFASFLGEWDAVTHNYRMIRPYPERVTGEQPKNLKYRANWNGPVLVSPHDPDVIYYGSQYLMKSTDRGTSWEVLSPDLTRNDTTKQGMGGYPISNEQITAESYNNVFNIEESPLVEGVIWIGSDDGLVHVTRDGGRTFQNVTPADLPESIVNVVEPSPHDAATAYFAATAYKLNDFTPYIYKTTDYGQTWTKIVTGIPGNTFARSVREDPDRRGLLYAGTETGMFVSFDDGARWQPLQLDLPEVPITDLRVRQKDLVVSTQGRSLWILDDLTPLHQIGEAVAADRYHLYDPRDPYREITKGYYAEGGPGENPPEGLQVNYVLKEAVGAGTPMAMEILDGRGRVVHAEYAPDTRPDCEARPRRRSLSRAAGAHRWSWDLQVGRFACLEELTRTQGDLSAYTAAPGSYTVRMTIGEGPDAVVRSQAFEILIDPRLDEVIADQGIDARAQYAELDRLSESLYQAASEMAEGVAELRRIRQQVDFAMDVSSASDIDEQGEALNATMDAWIEEILQKELKTGQNNYMFEARQLVRFKDLLGRMAGGNLPLTDGVREVTGDYLQIWTDLELQLQTILNEDVPAFNQLLRRAGLPEIYVPRPVS; this is encoded by the coding sequence ATGTCCTACCGGGGCATTGGCCCCTTCCGCGGCGGCCGCGTCACCACGGTGGCCGGCGTGCCCGGGCAGCCGTTCCTGTACTACATGGGGGCCACGGGGGGCGGCGTGTGGAAGACCACCGACGCCGGGACGACCTGGGAGAACATCTCGGATGGCTACTTCAACACGACCGGGATCGGCGACATCACCGTGGCGCCCTCGGATCCGAACGTGATCTACGTGGGCACAGGGGAGTCGCCCGTGCGCGGCGTGAAGACGTCCCACGGGGACGGCGTCTACAAGTCCACCGATGCGGGAGAGACCTGGACGCACCTGGGCCTCGAGGCCACGCGCCACATCAGCGACATCTACGTCCATCCCGAGGACCCCGACATCGTCTACCTCGGCGCGCAGGGGAATCCGTGGGGCCCCAACGAGGAGCGCGGCCTCTACAAGTCGATCGACGGCGGCCGCACGTGGGAGAAGATCCTCTACGTCAACGAGGATTCTGGCATCGTCGACCTGAGCGTGGACGCGTCCAATCCGCGCTTCATGATGGCGACGTCCTGGGACTTCCGGCGCCAGCCCTGGGTGGTCAAGAGCGGCGGGCCGGGCAGTCGGGTCTACAAGACCACGGACGGCGGGGAGACCTGGCGGCAGATCACGCGCGGGCTGCCCGACCTGGTGGGCAAGATGGGCGTGGCCATCAGTCCCGCGAACCCCGACGTGGTCTACCTGGCCATCGAGGCGCTGCCGGGTGAGGGCGGCGTCTATCGCTCCGACGACGGCGGCGAATCGTTCCGGCAGGTCAGCGACGACGCCAGCACGTACGCGCGGGCCTGGTACTACATGCACATCATCGCCGATCCCCAGGACGAGGACGAGGTCTGGGTGATGAACAGCGGCGCGATGAAATCGATCGACGGCGGGCGAACCTACACGCGCATGCCGGACAGCCACGTCGACCACCACGACCTGTGGATCAATCCCGAGAACTCGGACATCATGATCAACGGGAACGACGGAGGCGCGTCGGTGACGTTCAACGGCGGGCAGACCTGGTCCACACTGCTGAACCAGCCCACCGCGCAGATGTACCGGGTGATGACGGACAACCGCTTTCCCTACCGCGTGTACTCGGGGCAGCAGGACGCCAGCGGCATCGTGATCGACAGCCGGACCCTGGGCGACGGCATCGGGCAGACGCACTGGACCACCATCCGCTCCGGAGAGTCGGCCACGGTGGGGCTCGATCCCGAGAACCCGCGCTACGTCTACACGACCTTCTTCGCCAGCTTCCTGGGCGAATGGGACGCGGTGACCCACAACTACCGCATGATCCGGCCCTACCCGGAGCGGGTCACCGGGGAGCAGCCCAAGAACCTGAAGTACCGTGCCAACTGGAACGGACCCGTGCTGGTGTCGCCCCACGATCCGGACGTCATCTACTACGGGTCCCAGTACCTGATGAAGTCCACGGACCGGGGCACGAGTTGGGAGGTGCTGAGCCCGGACCTGACGCGGAACGACACCACGAAGCAAGGGATGGGCGGCTATCCCATCTCCAACGAGCAGATCACGGCGGAGAGCTACAACAACGTCTTCAACATCGAAGAGTCCCCTCTGGTCGAGGGCGTGATCTGGATCGGCTCCGACGACGGACTGGTGCACGTGACGCGGGACGGCGGTCGCACGTTCCAGAACGTGACCCCCGCGGACCTGCCGGAGAGCATCGTGAACGTGGTGGAGCCCTCACCCCACGATGCCGCCACGGCCTACTTTGCGGCGACCGCCTACAAGTTGAACGACTTCACCCCCTACATCTACAAGACCACCGACTACGGCCAGACCTGGACGAAGATCGTAACCGGGATCCCCGGCAACACGTTCGCGCGGTCCGTGCGCGAGGACCCGGACCGACGTGGCCTGCTCTACGCCGGCACGGAAACCGGGATGTTCGTCTCCTTCGACGACGGCGCGCGCTGGCAGCCGCTGCAGCTCGACCTGCCCGAGGTCCCCATCACGGATCTGCGGGTGCGCCAGAAGGACCTGGTGGTCTCCACGCAGGGACGCTCCCTCTGGATCCTCGATGACCTGACTCCGCTGCACCAGATCGGGGAGGCCGTGGCGGCCGACCGCTACCACCTCTACGACCCGCGCGACCCGTATCGTGAGATCACGAAGGGCTACTACGCCGAGGGTGGTCCGGGCGAGAACCCGCCCGAGGGGCTCCAGGTGAACTACGTGCTGAAGGAGGCGGTCGGGGCGGGCACGCCGATGGCCATGGAGATCCTCGACGGCCGTGGGCGGGTCGTGCACGCCGAGTACGCGCCCGACACCCGGCCGGACTGTGAGGCGCGTCCGCGTCGGCGTTCCCTGAGCCGCGCCGCCGGTGCGCACCGCTGGAGCTGGGACCTGCAGGTGGGGCGGTTCGCCTGTCTGGAGGAGCTCACCCGCACCCAGGGGGACCTGAGCGCCTACACGGCCGCTCCCGGATCGTACACGGTCCGGATGACCATCGGCGAGGGGCCGGACGCGGTGGTCCGCAGCCAGGCGTTCGAGATCCTGATCGACCCCCGCCTGGACGAGGTCATCGCCGACCAGGGCATCGACGCCCGCGCCCAGTACGCCGAGCTGGACCGCCTGTCGGAGTCGCTCTACCAGGCCGCATCCGAGATGGCCGAAGGCGTCGCCGAGCTGCGCCGCATCCGCCAACAGGTGGACTTCGCCATGGACGTCTCGTCCGCGTCCGACATCGACGAGCAGGGTGAGGCGCTGAATGCCACCATGGACGCGTGGATCGAGGAGATCCTGCAGAAGGAGCTCAAGACCGGCCAGAACAACTACATGTTCGAGGCGCGGCAGCTCGTGCGCTTCAAGGACCTGCTGGGACGCATGGCGGGCGGCAACCTCCCGCTGACCGACGGCGTACGAGAAGTGACCGGGGACTATCTGCAGATCTGGACCGACCTGGAACTGCAGCTCCAGACGATCCTGAACGAGGATGTACCGGCGTTCAATCAATTGCTCCGGCGGGCGGGGCTACCGGAGATCTACGTGCCGCGGCCGGTGTCCTGA